The DNA segment AAATCGCGCTTTTAGGCTTTTCTGCTGGTGGGCATTTAGCGGCCAGTGTGGGTACTTTGTGGAACCGTGATGAATTTAAGCAGTTAGCTAATGTTGAAGGCGAGGAGCACAAGCCGAACGCGCTTGTCTTAGCTTATCCTGTCATCACAACCGATTGGATGAAGCATGATATTGAAGCGAACTTAAAAAATATTTTGCGTGAAAAGTTTGATGATCCTGAAATGCTCAAAACCGTCACTTGCAGTGAAAACGTTGGTAGCCACACTCCACCAACCTTTCTAATTCATACAACGGAAGATAAATCAGTACCTTCGTCAGATAGCTTGAAGTTTGCTGCGGCGTTAGATTCACACAATATTCCTTATGAACTGCACGTATTCCAGCCTGGCCCACATGGTATGTCGTTAGCTAACTCACTCACGGATGATGGGACTGGCTTAAAGGTAGAATCTCAAGTTCAGCCGTGGATACCACTATGTTTCACATGGTTGAAGCGGAGTTTGTCTAGTCAGTGATTCCATTACTGTTTATTTAAGATCTGTTGATCATGCTCGGGTTGATAAATGATGACTTTGTTACGTCCAGTTTGTTTGACGTTATAGAGGGCATGATCGGCATGTGAAATGGCTTCACTGATGTTATCGCGGCCGTAAACGCTTTCGTATACCCCAGCACTGATGGTAAACCGAGTTTGTAATGTATTAATTTGCGTCACTTTTTGTCGGATGATTTCTGCCATTAAATAGGCTTGCGATGCATTCATATCTTGTAAGAGCATCACAAATTCTTCACCGCCGTGTCGAGACACCAAGATATAGTCAGATTCAAACTTAGCTAACACTTCAGCGGTAGCAACAATGGCTTTATCACCTTCATTGTGACCGTAGGTATCATTAATGGATTTGAATTTATCTATATCAAAAATAATGACGGAATAGCCTGAGTTTGATTTCTTAACATAATCACTGGCTGACTCCATAAAGCTACGACGGTTATTCAAACCAGTAAGAAAGTCTTTTCGCTCGATCATAATGAGGCGTTTGTGGCGAGAATTCAGACCTAAAATTAGACCTGCAATGACAAGTAATAGGCTAATACCAGCCATAATCAGGCTATGCCATAACTGATCGGTTGGCTGGCTTAATTCTTGTTGTGATATGCCTGCGGCAATGATCCAATCTAAGTAAGGGTAGTACTTGTAAGCCACCGTTTTTAAAACTGTTTTACCATTGGACAGTTTTAAAGGATAGGTAAACGAGCCCTCTGGTTTGGTTTTGACTTGGTTCATGAATGCGTAGGTGCTGTCACCAATCAGAGTATGGATTGATTGACCTTCACTGGTTGGGTGTAAAAGCAGCTTGCCTTGGCTATCCACTACATATACGTAGCCCGTTTCGCCGAAGTTGTAACGTTTTAGCTTATCTTTCAATAGGTCTTTATTGACTAAAGACAACATTTCATCTTTATAAACTGATGCGCTGATCACTGAACCGTCAGAGAGTTTGATAGAGTACGCAAACTTTAGTCGGCTTTGCTCATCATTTGGATTTTTCCATTGGTATTCTAAAAAGGTTTCTGGTTCGGCAAGTTGTTTTTGAATGATATCTAAATCAGAGACATCTTCATTTTGTAAATATGGGTGAGAAGTATAAATGCCGCTTGAATTGAGAATCGAGATATAGCCGCTGTCACCAATGTGGGTATTTGAAATCAGCTGATCGAGTGATTTTTTTACTAAAACCTCATCAAGATGTAACTTTTTATCATGTGTC comes from the Vibrio gangliei genome and includes:
- a CDS encoding alpha/beta hydrolase — protein: MLQQTVYFSDDERVNLTCYIQPKCSELPNQQSLPAVIIFPGGGYKMLSERESDPVALTFLAQGYNVFILRYSIQHYAGFPQPMLEAFQVIKHVRENAQDYNIHPDKIALLGFSAGGHLAASVGTLWNRDEFKQLANVEGEEHKPNALVLAYPVITTDWMKHDIEANLKNILREKFDDPEMLKTVTCSENVGSHTPPTFLIHTTEDKSVPSSDSLKFAAALDSHNIPYELHVFQPGPHGMSLANSLTDDGTGLKVESQVQPWIPLCFTWLKRSLSSQ
- a CDS encoding diguanylate cyclase domain-containing protein, with translation MKKKPLSILPIVLLSIVIVIAIGYTVSQFYNVEKRLHSATDAIFHKAVDASYDIIDTTINESLKNYLHGIAFSTQQVINVTHDKKLHLDEVLVKKSLDQLISNTHIGDSGYISILNSSGIYTSHPYLQNEDVSDLDIIQKQLAEPETFLEYQWKNPNDEQSRLKFAYSIKLSDGSVISASVYKDEMLSLVNKDLLKDKLKRYNFGETGYVYVVDSQGKLLLHPTSEGQSIHTLIGDSTYAFMNQVKTKPEGSFTYPLKLSNGKTVLKTVAYKYYPYLDWIIAAGISQQELSQPTDQLWHSLIMAGISLLLVIAGLILGLNSRHKRLIMIERKDFLTGLNNRRSFMESASDYVKKSNSGYSVIIFDIDKFKSINDTYGHNEGDKAIVATAEVLAKFESDYILVSRHGGEEFVMLLQDMNASQAYLMAEIIRQKVTQINTLQTRFTISAGVYESVYGRDNISEAISHADHALYNVKQTGRNKVIIYQPEHDQQILNKQ